The bacterium DNA segment TAATGGGGCATAAGATTCCTGGTTCTTCGTCACACTATTCAATCTATAATGTGCAGAATATTGCTGAAAATTTAAAGAATTTAGAAAAAAATTGGCACAAATTTGGCACACTGAAGATTTTAAGGGGTGAGAAATGTCAGGGGTAAAACTGTGGAAACCGTTGATAGACAAGTGCCGGGAGAGGGAGTCGAACCCTCACGGGTCGCTTCGCTCCTCAGGAGGGGGTGCTTCCCCCTTCCTGATATAGTCCTCCCCCCAATACGAAATACGCAGGGGACGATACCTTCCCCTGCACCCCTTCCTCCGTTCGGGTTCTATTAAATAAAAAAATGCCGGGAGAGGGAGTCGAACCCTCACGGAGATAAATCTCCAACGGATTTTAAGTCCGTTGCGTCTGCCATTCCGCCATCCCGGCAAGTGAAATTATTATAAAACAAACTTGCTCTTAATAGCAAGTTTTTCTATTTCCTTATGAAAAATCTGTAGATGGCGATAATGTAAAGGAAAAGAACAGGAATAAGGAAAAACCATATGTAATGTCTGATAAATTCAGAGGTGTAAGCTCCTAAAATTAAACCGAGCAAGATACAGATAATTTTAACCAGAGCCATATCCCATACATTCATCCTGTGAATTTTATCTTCACTCCATTTTATAAGGGTCATTTTCCTCCTTGTATAAGTATTTTTAAGAACTCTCTGGCATTGGAAAGCATATTGTGGTTATTATTAAAGTAGGCATATACATACTCAGGATTAAGGTAAAAGATTTTATTAGCAATATTTTCCATCTCACTTCTTGAATAGTTGTAGTTATACCAAGAAGTTTTACCATGAAATCGGACATAAACGATGTCATTTGTTCTGACTATAAAGGACTGTCCCTGAGGACTATCTATACTTACAAATACAATGCCTGTTTTTTCAATCTCCTTTACTATTTTCTCTTCAGACCAGCCAGAGTGTCTAAATTCTATTGCTACTTTTTTCTTTTGCTCTATTATATTAAAAAAGTTTTTTATTCTTTCAAGATATTCAGTGGAGAAAGAAGGAGGCATCTGAAAAAGGTAAAAATCAATGTTCTTTTCCAGTGGTGAAAAAAGTTCCTTAAAATCATTCCATACATCTATTGCCTGTTCATTCAGTTTTAAAATATGGGTAATTTTTCTGTGGACTTTAACAGAGAACCTGATATCTTTTGCTTTTACTGCCCATGACTTTATCTGGTTAGGATAAGGGAATCTGTAAAAAGATGCATTAAGTTCTACTGAATTTAGTCCGGAATGTTCTACAAACCAATCAAAATTACCACCTTCATTCCAGTCATATAACCATCCGCTTGTTCCCACATATACCTTCACCTTATCCTCCAGAAAGAATATGAAAGATGC contains these protein-coding regions:
- a CDS encoding DUF72 domain-containing protein; its protein translation is MKVYVGTSGWLYDWNEGGNFDWFVEHSGLNSVELNASFYRFPYPNQIKSWAVKAKDIRFSVKVHRKITHILKLNEQAIDVWNDFKELFSPLEKNIDFYLFQMPPSFSTEYLERIKNFFNIIEQKKKVAIEFRHSGWSEEKIVKEIEKTGIVFVSIDSPQGQSFIVRTNDIVYVRFHGKTSWYNYNYSRSEMENIANKIFYLNPEYVYAYFNNNHNMLSNAREFLKILIQGGK